The proteins below are encoded in one region of Corynebacterium felinum:
- a CDS encoding IS3 family transposase (programmed frameshift), giving the protein MPRFYSDEFKRDAVAFYENSELSLAKAAADLGINRQSLHTWVKDLGTGKRSRVAVQKRQAQAISEAERIRELERELRKMTEERDILRKAVKYFAEGDKLVIRFQFVEDHRTDYSVKRMCEVLKLNASSFYKWRKARAVRNTKTCEDSLLAVRILSVFNQFNGCYGAKRIAAEISDQYEPVNHKRVARLMASMNLRGYSKKRKVKTTISRKDRSVFPDLVTRNFTADRPNKVYVGDITYLPIKGGGNMYLATVIDCFSRKLTGFALADHMRTDLIGEALAMAKDQRGSLKGAIFHSDHGSVYTSQVFQQQCKSLGVTQSMGGVGTSADNALAESFNATLKREVLQDRKVFDTMLQCRKEVFSWCVRYNTTRRHSYLKYCAPNTFEAQAFALKSISAITA; this is encoded by the exons ATGCCAAGGTTTTATTCAGATGAGTTCAAGCGTGACGCTGTTGCGTTTTATGAGAACTCGGAACTGTCTCTAGCGAAGGCCGCTGCTGATTTGGGGATTAATCGGCAATCTCTGCATACGTGGGTCAAGGATTTGGGCACTGGTAAGCGTTCTCGTGTTGCGGTGCAAAAGCGGCAAGCTCAGGCAATTTCTGAAGCTGAACGTATCCGTGAGCTTGAGCGTGAGCTGCGTAAAATGACTGAAGAGCGTGATATTTTGCGTAAGGCTGTTAAATATTTCGCGGAAG GAGACAAATTGGTGATCCGCTTCCAGTTTGTCGAAGACCATCGAACCGATTATTCGGTCAAGCGGATGTGTGAGGTGCTGAAACTTAATGCCTCATCGTTTTACAAGTGGCGCAAAGCTCGTGCTGTTCGTAACACTAAAACGTGCGAGGACTCGTTGTTGGCGGTGCGTATTCTTTCTGTGTTCAACCAGTTCAATGGCTGTTACGGGGCGAAACGTATCGCGGCTGAAATTTCCGATCAGTATGAGCCTGTTAATCATAAACGTGTTGCTAGGTTGATGGCATCGATGAATCTGCGTGGGTACAGCAAAAAACGCAAGGTCAAAACCACTATTTCCAGGAAAGATCGCAGTGTTTTCCCGGATCTGGTCACGCGTAATTTCACTGCTGATCGCCCGAATAAAGTGTATGTGGGTGATATCACCTACCTACCGATTAAAGGTGGTGGGAATATGTATCTGGCCACAGTTATTGATTGTTTCTCCCGTAAACTCACCGGGTTTGCGTTAGCTGATCACATGCGCACTGATCTTATTGGTGAAGCACTCGCCATGGCAAAAGACCAGCGTGGGTCACTAAAAGGTGCGATTTTCCATTCAGATCATGGAAGTGTGTACACCTCACAGGTTTTCCAACAGCAATGTAAATCTCTTGGAGTGACCCAGTCCATGGGTGGTGTTGGCACGAGTGCGGATAACGCGCTTGCAGAGTCGTTTAATGCCACATTAAAACGTGAAGTCCTTCAAGATCGGAAGGTCTTTGACACCATGCTCCAATGTCGAAAAGAAGTGTTTTCTTGGTGTGTCAGGTACAACACCACACGTCGGCACAGTTACTTGAAATACTGCGCCCCCAACACTTTTGAAGCGCAAGCATTTGCGCTAAAATCTATCTCAGCAATCACCGCTTAA
- a CDS encoding PIN domain-containing protein, translated as MGSFFSFQKMKESDLRPGARDTESSVIATNVAALIDGNGKDHTIVMPTAIYVELLGILRGKGRTPALEAKSVNKAVEFLEEVDFLFADLDEHVVDEAVPLIAKHHLTGIDASLLATASLFDVRKVYTIDRGLLKVANSIPGVSVELPPPPMTLQLDIPS; from the coding sequence GTGGGTAGCTTTTTTAGTTTCCAGAAAATGAAGGAATCCGATCTAAGGCCAGGCGCGCGTGACACTGAGTCGAGTGTGATTGCCACAAATGTTGCTGCGTTGATTGACGGTAATGGCAAGGATCATACGATTGTGATGCCGACGGCTATATATGTGGAACTTCTGGGCATCTTACGCGGTAAAGGGCGTACGCCTGCGCTCGAAGCAAAGTCTGTTAACAAGGCTGTCGAGTTCCTTGAAGAGGTTGATTTCTTATTCGCTGATCTTGATGAGCATGTGGTTGATGAAGCTGTTCCTTTGATTGCTAAACATCACTTAACTGGAATTGATGCGTCGTTGTTGGCTACCGCCTCGTTGTTTGACGTTAGGAAGGTGTACACAATTGACAGAGGCTTGCTTAAGGTCGCCAATTCTATACCTGGTGTTTCTGTCGAGCTTCCGCCGCCCCCTATGACGCTTCAGCTGGACATTCCATCCTAA
- a CDS encoding DegV family protein, translated as MVVRVVTDSSSGLPEHVAQELGITVVDLHMVGDDTDRSTSGLSALELAACYARQLERGGDDGVVALHLSKELSSTWSAAITASGVFDGAVRVIDTHSVGMAVGAAAMAAARIALDGASLEECVSLAEDTLSRSETWIYLHRIDEIRKSGRISTTTAMLSTALATKPIMQVTQGRIELAVKTRTQTKAFSKLVDLIVKRAAGLPAFVAIQHNEAREAARTLEDLLREHLPEGSSTMITDMHPTLAVHAGLGALGISTVFTQPEEEVGQDLPPEVDHTAQQTN; from the coding sequence ATGGTGGTTCGAGTTGTCACCGACTCCTCCTCTGGTTTGCCTGAGCATGTAGCCCAGGAACTGGGGATCACAGTAGTTGACCTTCACATGGTGGGGGACGACACCGACCGATCCACCTCAGGGCTTTCCGCACTTGAGCTCGCTGCCTGCTACGCCCGCCAACTGGAACGCGGTGGCGATGATGGCGTTGTGGCTTTACACCTGTCCAAAGAACTATCGTCCACGTGGTCTGCTGCAATCACAGCCTCTGGTGTTTTCGACGGCGCGGTTCGTGTGATCGATACTCACAGCGTGGGTATGGCGGTGGGTGCTGCAGCCATGGCGGCAGCCCGTATCGCACTCGATGGGGCAAGTTTGGAAGAATGCGTTTCGTTGGCTGAAGATACGCTCAGCCGTTCGGAAACGTGGATTTATTTGCATCGGATTGATGAAATCCGAAAGTCCGGTCGTATTTCAACAACGACAGCCATGCTCTCGACCGCGCTTGCTACCAAACCGATCATGCAGGTTACTCAAGGTCGTATTGAATTGGCAGTCAAGACTCGCACCCAAACGAAGGCGTTTAGCAAACTCGTTGATCTTATTGTCAAGCGTGCTGCGGGGCTTCCAGCTTTTGTGGCAATCCAACATAATGAGGCACGCGAGGCGGCACGCACGTTGGAAGATTTGCTCCGTGAGCACCTGCCCGAGGGCTCGTCCACCATGATTACGGATATGCACCCCACTTTGGCTGTTCACGCTGGTCTGGGCGCTTTAGGTATTTCTACTGTGTTCACTCAGCCGGAAGAAGAAGTCGGTCAGGATCTTCCACCGGAAGTAGATCACACCGCGCAGCAGACAAACTAG
- a CDS encoding histidine phosphatase family protein, with translation MTRRLILLRHGQTEYNATRRMQGHLNTELSEVGYAQAQQAADFLATLNITRIISSDLNRAYDTACAVGDRLGVEVTKDERLRETHLGVWQARLREEVDSEFPGMRAYWRHDPTWAPPGGESRIDVARRARPVVDELMREMDTWDDGTVLMVAHGGTISALTSSLLELDISQYKFFSGLGNTCWAQLSARPRYKATNGDDDEILPPKGRFDASNVDNAEWYLDGWNMGVALGRRSIGSSDMGEAGQFSK, from the coding sequence ATGACCCGCCGATTGATCCTTTTGCGCCACGGCCAAACTGAGTACAACGCAACCCGCCGCATGCAAGGCCACCTCAACACTGAACTGTCTGAGGTTGGTTACGCGCAGGCACAGCAAGCGGCGGATTTTTTGGCAACCTTGAACATCACCCGCATCATTTCCTCCGACCTCAATCGGGCTTATGATACAGCCTGTGCGGTCGGCGACCGACTAGGCGTGGAGGTGACAAAAGACGAGCGCCTGCGCGAAACGCATCTAGGTGTGTGGCAGGCCCGGCTCCGCGAGGAGGTTGATTCCGAATTTCCGGGTATGCGCGCGTACTGGCGCCACGACCCCACCTGGGCCCCACCAGGCGGGGAATCGCGTATCGACGTCGCCCGCCGCGCCCGCCCTGTGGTGGACGAACTCATGCGGGAAATGGACACCTGGGATGACGGAACTGTGCTCATGGTCGCCCACGGCGGAACGATCTCAGCGTTGACGTCAAGCCTTTTGGAGCTGGATATTTCCCAATACAAATTCTTCTCAGGTTTGGGAAATACCTGTTGGGCACAGCTTTCTGCGCGGCCGCGCTATAAAGCCACCAACGGTGATGATGACGAAATTCTCCCACCCAAGGGGCGTTTTGACGCCAGCAACGTGGATAATGCCGAATGGTATCTCGATGGCTGGAATATGGGAGTAGCTCTGGGGCGTCGCTCCATTGGTAGCTCTGATATGGGCGAAGCTGGTCAATTCAGCAAATAA
- the rsfS gene encoding ribosome silencing factor — protein MTATQDTVRIAQIAALAANEKLASNIAVLDVSDVMAISEIFLLASADNERQVRAIVEEIEDELTKEGYEPKRREGNRENRWVLLDYGMLVIHVQRNAERDFYGLDRLYRDCPLIDVDGIETMERPEEWANDIDLRSVESLDEIPLAENEPEDEF, from the coding sequence GTGACTGCAACCCAAGACACCGTACGCATTGCTCAGATTGCAGCGCTTGCGGCGAACGAAAAACTCGCAAGCAACATTGCGGTCCTCGACGTGAGCGACGTTATGGCGATCTCTGAGATCTTCTTGCTCGCCTCCGCCGACAATGAGCGCCAGGTTCGCGCCATCGTTGAAGAGATTGAAGACGAGCTGACGAAGGAAGGCTACGAGCCAAAGCGCCGTGAAGGCAACCGCGAAAACCGTTGGGTGCTGCTCGACTACGGCATGCTTGTCATCCATGTTCAGCGCAACGCCGAACGTGATTTCTACGGCCTAGATCGCCTCTACCGTGACTGCCCACTGATTGATGTCGACGGCATCGAAACCATGGAGCGCCCCGAAGAGTGGGCAAACGACATTGACCTGCGCTCCGTTGAGTCCCTCGATGAGATCCCACTAGCAGAAAACGAACCCGAAGACGAATTTTAA
- the nadD gene encoding nicotinate-nucleotide adenylyltransferase — translation MTSLPENPTRVGIMGGTFDPIHHGHLVAGSEVAARFGLDLVVFVPTGQPWQKAGREVSSAEDRYLMTVIATASNPRFTVSRVDIDRPGDTYTIDTLTDLSKQFPTAELFFITGADALAKIMSWRDWEKMFQLATFVGVTRPGYVLEETNIPAQHRDRVELVEIPAMAISSTDCRTRARQGAPVWYLVPDGVVQYINKNRLYSHSVSH, via the coding sequence ATGACTTCGCTTCCTGAAAACCCCACGCGCGTCGGCATCATGGGTGGTACCTTCGACCCTATTCATCATGGGCACTTGGTGGCCGGAAGTGAAGTAGCCGCCCGCTTCGGTCTAGATCTGGTTGTATTTGTGCCCACTGGCCAACCGTGGCAAAAGGCGGGGCGTGAAGTATCGTCGGCGGAAGATCGATATTTGATGACAGTCATTGCCACCGCAAGTAACCCGCGGTTTACAGTGAGTCGAGTAGATATCGATCGTCCAGGGGATACCTACACCATTGATACGTTGACAGATCTGTCCAAACAATTCCCCACGGCGGAGTTGTTTTTTATCACCGGCGCGGATGCGCTGGCGAAGATCATGTCGTGGCGCGATTGGGAGAAAATGTTTCAACTGGCCACGTTTGTCGGTGTCACACGACCCGGCTATGTGCTGGAGGAAACCAATATTCCGGCACAACACCGCGATCGGGTGGAATTAGTGGAAATTCCCGCGATGGCTATTAGCTCCACTGATTGCCGCACGCGAGCTAGACAAGGCGCACCTGTGTGGTATCTCGTGCCCGACGGGGTGGTGCAGTACATTAATAAAAACCGCTTGTACTCGCACTCTGTATCCCACTGA
- a CDS encoding glutamate-5-semialdehyde dehydrogenase translates to MNTSNTAENARAHEREEVISKATTAKRVAPLAAQLSAGEKNTLLEAAAHALIARTDEILAANQRDIDNARAHNVADNIIDRLALDPQRIEGIADGLRQVARLKDPVGEIVQGSVMPNGIHMRQIRVPLGVMGMVYEARPNVTVDAFGLALKSGNVALLRGSKSAKNSNQALVEILQSVLKEHGLPEEIVQLLPCETHDSVQDLITLRGLVDVVIPRGGAGLINAVVTGATVPTIETGTGNCHFYIDRDADIDEGIALLLNGKTRRTSVCNATETVLIDAALSADAQLKIIQALQDAGVTVHGNVDELQAIGAHNVVQATDSDWEEEYLSLDIAAKIVDGVDGAIEHIRRYSTGHTEGISSRKASTLQKFAQQVDSAAVMLNASTAFTDGEQYGMGAEIGISTQKLHARGPMALPELTSTKWILDGAGHTRP, encoded by the coding sequence ATGAACACCAGCAACACAGCCGAAAACGCCCGCGCCCACGAACGCGAAGAAGTCATCAGCAAAGCCACCACAGCAAAACGCGTAGCACCACTAGCCGCACAACTCAGCGCAGGAGAAAAGAACACACTCCTTGAAGCTGCCGCGCATGCACTCATCGCACGCACCGACGAAATCCTTGCCGCCAACCAACGCGACATCGACAACGCACGCGCACACAACGTGGCAGACAATATTATCGACAGGCTCGCACTCGACCCACAACGCATCGAAGGGATCGCAGACGGGTTGCGCCAAGTCGCGCGCCTGAAAGATCCCGTCGGCGAAATAGTGCAGGGATCAGTCATGCCCAACGGAATTCACATGCGCCAGATTCGCGTCCCCCTCGGCGTGATGGGCATGGTGTACGAAGCACGCCCCAACGTCACCGTCGATGCGTTCGGGCTCGCACTAAAATCCGGCAACGTTGCGTTGCTGCGCGGCAGTAAGTCGGCAAAAAACTCCAACCAAGCACTCGTCGAAATTCTCCAATCTGTGCTGAAAGAGCACGGGCTTCCTGAAGAAATCGTGCAGCTACTTCCCTGCGAAACTCACGATAGTGTCCAAGATCTGATCACCTTGCGCGGACTCGTCGATGTGGTCATTCCGCGCGGCGGTGCGGGCTTAATCAACGCCGTGGTTACTGGCGCGACGGTGCCGACTATCGAAACTGGTACTGGTAACTGCCACTTCTATATCGACCGCGACGCCGATATCGATGAAGGCATTGCGCTGCTTCTCAACGGCAAAACCCGACGCACATCAGTGTGCAACGCCACCGAAACAGTGCTTATCGACGCCGCCCTCAGCGCCGATGCTCAGCTCAAGATTATCCAGGCACTGCAAGATGCAGGAGTGACAGTCCACGGAAACGTCGATGAACTTCAGGCAATCGGGGCACACAACGTAGTCCAAGCAACAGACAGCGATTGGGAGGAAGAATACCTTTCACTGGATATTGCTGCGAAAATTGTCGATGGTGTTGATGGGGCTATTGAGCACATTCGTCGCTATTCCACCGGGCACACTGAAGGTATTTCCAGCCGCAAGGCATCCACGCTGCAGAAATTCGCCCAACAGGTAGATTCGGCTGCAGTCATGCTGAATGCCTCCACAGCTTTTACTGACGGTGAGCAGTACGGCATGGGTGCTGAAATTGGGATTTCCACCCAAAAGTTGCATGCCCGCGGGCCGATGGCGCTACCGGAACTGACCAGCACCAAGTGGATTTTGGACGGGGCGGGCCACACCCGCCCATAA
- a CDS encoding HtaA domain-containing protein, translated as MKLRTSLIALTAGSAVAFGGVVVPQAFADDPAQCANPEITVESGTLKWGIKQSWRAYVTGPIAKGDWTVTGATDNGKSKGANDFQFHFEVNPSGTVVNFNPDGTVKSATIKTIPSTVKFKGHHGALESTMKSPFIEAYVEGGKTVVRPGVTYEGYYVEGKGMTDYTPDDRVPENLKSGTDSFAKGESSGWVLQGDTLKLDATALKYEKKPGTRYDEATKKQYIEGVDIIFMGTYSDTYKPEVDDVNVELKVKKTCPQAPAPQPTDPAPQPTDPAPKPTTTAPKPTTTAPKPTTTAPKPTTTAPKPTTTAPKPSGTTSTPAPQPPAKTDWKKILFGILGAVGVLAVIGGIVAALQQFNLIPGFKLPKF; from the coding sequence ATGAAGCTTCGTACCTCACTCATTGCATTGACAGCCGGATCCGCAGTTGCGTTTGGTGGCGTTGTTGTTCCCCAGGCGTTTGCTGATGATCCAGCGCAGTGTGCTAATCCTGAAATTACTGTCGAGTCTGGAACCCTTAAGTGGGGCATCAAGCAGTCTTGGCGCGCTTACGTTACGGGTCCAATCGCAAAGGGTGATTGGACGGTCACTGGTGCTACTGACAATGGAAAGTCAAAGGGAGCGAATGACTTCCAGTTCCACTTTGAAGTGAATCCTTCCGGTACGGTGGTTAACTTCAATCCCGATGGAACGGTGAAGAGTGCCACGATCAAGACCATCCCTTCCACTGTGAAGTTCAAGGGACACCATGGGGCATTGGAATCAACAATGAAGTCTCCATTCATTGAGGCTTATGTTGAAGGTGGCAAGACTGTCGTTCGTCCTGGCGTGACCTATGAAGGCTACTACGTTGAGGGCAAGGGTATGACCGATTACACCCCAGATGATCGTGTTCCAGAGAACCTGAAGTCTGGTACTGATTCCTTTGCTAAGGGCGAGTCTTCGGGCTGGGTGCTCCAAGGCGATACTTTGAAGTTGGATGCTACTGCGCTGAAGTATGAGAAGAAGCCTGGTACTCGTTACGATGAAGCGACAAAGAAGCAATACATCGAAGGTGTCGACATTATCTTTATGGGTACGTACTCGGATACGTACAAGCCCGAAGTTGATGATGTCAACGTGGAGCTGAAGGTGAAGAAGACCTGCCCGCAGGCTCCAGCGCCACAGCCTACGGATCCAGCACCACAGCCTACGGATCCTGCGCCGAAGCCAACCACAACGGCACCAAAGCCAACCACTACCGCGCCGAAGCCAACCACTACCGCGCCGAAGCCGACTACTACGGCACCAAAGCCAACCACAACTGCCCCGAAGCCATCGGGTACCACCTCCACTCCAGCGCCACAGCCACCAGCGAAGACTGACTGGAAGAAGATTCTGTTCGGAATCTTGGGTGCAGTAGGTGTCCTGGCTGTGATCGGCGGTATTGTTGCGGCGCTGCAGCAGTTCAACCTGATCCCAGGATTTAAGCTTCCGAAATTCTAA
- the proB gene encoding glutamate 5-kinase — translation MQLRRHISEAKRIVVKIGSSSLTGPDHTVDPLRIDSLVNAMQRRLGKGSEIIVVSSGAVAAGMGPLGLKARPSDLATKQAVAAVGQVHLMHTWGASFARYGKTIGQVLLTASDAGRRDRARNAQRTIERLLHLGVVPVVNENDTVATSEMRFGDNDRLAALVAHLTCADALILLSDVDGLFDKNPIDPSARFIDEVRDGNDLRGVIAGDGGAVGTGGMASKVSAARIASRGGVPVLLTSAANIGVALDDASVGTVFHPKEDRLSAWKFWALYAADSEGVLRIDAGAVKAVTAGGNSLLAVGIQEIEGDFHSGEIVDIVGPGGEIIGRGEVAYDSETLVGMLGKHTVDMPAGMQRPVVHADYLSNFASRA, via the coding sequence ATGCAGCTCAGGCGCCACATTAGTGAGGCGAAGCGCATTGTGGTCAAGATTGGTTCTTCTTCCTTGACTGGTCCTGACCACACGGTTGATCCGTTGCGCATTGATTCGTTGGTGAATGCGATGCAACGTCGCTTGGGCAAGGGGAGTGAAATCATTGTGGTGTCCTCCGGTGCTGTGGCGGCGGGCATGGGCCCGTTGGGTTTGAAGGCACGCCCGAGTGACTTGGCAACCAAGCAGGCTGTGGCTGCGGTGGGCCAGGTGCATCTGATGCACACGTGGGGTGCGAGTTTTGCCCGCTACGGCAAGACTATTGGGCAAGTTTTGCTCACCGCTTCTGATGCGGGTCGTCGTGATCGTGCGCGTAATGCGCAGCGTACAATTGAGCGTCTTTTGCATCTGGGTGTGGTTCCGGTCGTGAATGAAAATGACACGGTGGCTACTTCTGAGATGCGTTTTGGCGATAACGATCGCCTTGCTGCTTTGGTGGCGCATTTAACCTGCGCTGATGCTCTTATTCTGTTGTCAGATGTGGATGGGCTTTTTGATAAGAACCCGATTGACCCATCGGCACGATTTATTGATGAGGTGCGTGACGGCAACGATTTGCGCGGTGTAATCGCTGGCGATGGCGGTGCTGTGGGCACGGGCGGTATGGCTTCGAAGGTGTCTGCTGCGCGAATCGCGTCGCGTGGCGGCGTACCTGTGCTGTTGACGTCCGCAGCGAACATCGGTGTGGCTTTGGACGATGCCAGTGTGGGAACTGTGTTCCATCCGAAGGAAGATAGGTTGTCGGCCTGGAAGTTCTGGGCGCTGTACGCCGCTGACTCTGAGGGGGTTTTGCGTATCGACGCCGGTGCGGTGAAAGCTGTGACTGCGGGCGGCAATTCGCTGCTTGCGGTGGGCATTCAGGAAATTGAGGGCGATTTTCACTCCGGTGAGATCGTGGACATTGTGGGCCCTGGTGGTGAGATTATTGGCCGCGGTGAGGTGGCCTATGATTCGGAAACACTCGTGGGTATGTTGGGCAAGCATACGGTGGATATGCCAGCAGGTATGCAACGCCCTGTGGTGCATGCGGATTATTTATCGAATTTCGCTTCGCGTGCGTAG
- the obgE gene encoding GTPase ObgE: protein MARFVDRVVLHLTAGDGGNGCASIHREKFKPLGGPDGGNGGHGGDIVLEVSSQVHTLLDLHYRPHIKAQRGANGAGDHRNGARGEDLVLEVPAGTVVLNDKGETLADLTSVGMRFIAAQGGFGGLGNAALASSARKAPGFALKGEPGEQHDIILELKSMADVGLVGFPSAGKSSLISVLSAAKPKIGDYPFTTLVPNLGVVEVGHETFTIADVPGLIPGASEGKGLGLDFLRHIERTAVLAHVVDTATLEPGRDPASDIEALEAELAAYQSALDEDTSLGDLRDRPRIIVLNKVDIPEAQELAEFVKEDLEAQFGWPVFIISAVARKGLDPLKYKLLEIVQEARKSRPKEKVENRLIVRPKAVDAKGKGHDFEIHPDPQIEGGFIVTGEKPERWIIQTDFENDEAVGYLADRLNRMGVEDALHKAGARAGCTVSIGPVSFEWEPMTAAGVDPTLTGRGTDIRLSRTERVSAAERKRASQVRRGLIDELDFGEGQTADRERWQG, encoded by the coding sequence ATGGCACGTTTTGTCGACCGCGTGGTCTTGCACCTCACAGCAGGCGATGGCGGCAACGGCTGCGCCTCCATCCACCGCGAAAAATTCAAACCACTCGGAGGACCCGACGGTGGTAACGGCGGGCATGGTGGCGACATCGTTTTGGAAGTCTCCTCCCAGGTGCACACCCTTCTTGACCTGCACTACCGCCCCCACATCAAGGCGCAGCGTGGCGCGAACGGCGCCGGCGATCACCGCAACGGTGCCCGCGGCGAAGACCTCGTACTGGAAGTACCCGCAGGCACTGTTGTGCTCAACGACAAGGGCGAGACTCTCGCCGACCTCACCAGCGTGGGCATGCGTTTTATCGCAGCTCAAGGCGGTTTTGGTGGTTTGGGTAACGCAGCATTGGCGTCTTCTGCCCGTAAAGCGCCTGGTTTTGCGCTCAAGGGTGAGCCCGGCGAACAGCACGACATCATTCTTGAGCTGAAGTCGATGGCTGACGTCGGTTTGGTTGGTTTCCCTTCGGCGGGCAAATCCTCGTTAATTTCTGTGCTTTCGGCTGCGAAGCCAAAGATCGGTGACTATCCTTTCACCACCCTAGTCCCTAACCTTGGTGTGGTGGAGGTCGGCCACGAAACCTTCACCATTGCTGATGTGCCTGGCCTGATTCCTGGCGCTTCGGAGGGCAAGGGCCTTGGCCTGGATTTCTTGCGCCACATTGAGCGCACCGCAGTGCTGGCGCACGTTGTGGATACCGCAACGTTGGAGCCGGGCCGTGATCCTGCCTCCGATATTGAGGCGTTGGAAGCGGAGCTTGCTGCCTACCAGTCGGCGTTGGATGAGGATACGTCCTTGGGGGATTTGCGTGATCGTCCGCGCATCATCGTGCTGAACAAGGTGGATATTCCAGAAGCGCAGGAGCTTGCGGAGTTTGTGAAGGAAGACCTTGAGGCGCAGTTCGGCTGGCCTGTGTTCATCATCTCAGCTGTTGCTCGTAAGGGTCTCGATCCTCTGAAGTACAAGCTGTTGGAGATTGTGCAGGAGGCGCGTAAGTCGCGTCCGAAGGAGAAGGTGGAGAACCGCCTAATTGTTCGCCCGAAGGCAGTGGATGCTAAGGGCAAGGGCCACGATTTTGAGATTCACCCTGACCCACAGATCGAAGGCGGTTTCATTGTGACAGGTGAGAAGCCTGAGCGCTGGATTATCCAGACTGACTTTGAAAATGATGAAGCAGTTGGTTATCTCGCTGACCGCCTCAACCGCATGGGTGTGGAAGACGCGCTGCATAAGGCTGGTGCACGCGCGGGCTGCACTGTGAGCATTGGTCCGGTTTCCTTTGAGTGGGAGCCAATGACTGCTGCGGGTGTTGATCCAACCTTGACTGGTCGTGGTACGGATATTCGTCTGTCGCGCACTGAGCGTGTGTCTGCTGCTGAGCGTAAGCGTGCTTCTCAGGTTCGTCGTGGTCTGATCGATGAGCTTGATTTCGGCGAGGGTCAAACTGCTGATCGGGAGCGTTGGCAGGGCTAA